Genomic window (Rathayibacter sp. VKM Ac-2760):
CATGGACCGCCTCGACGGCGCCCCCGAGGCCCTCGCCTTCGTCCGCAAGCTCAACGCCATCACGCCTCCGGCCGACGCCTTCGACGCGGCCTTCTCCACCTCCCGCTGAGCGGCGCGATCGAGCGGCCCTCCCTGCTGATCGAGTAGCCCGCGCAGCGGGCGTATCGAGATCCACCGTCGCCCAGACGCGGGGCCCGCAGACCCGCCCTCTCGATGACGGTGGGTCTCGATACGCCCTGCGGGCTACTCGACCAGCACGATGTGCGCAGCGGCCCGTTGTTCGCCGATCGAGCGACCCTCCCTGCTGATCGAGTAGCCCGCGCAGCGGGCGTATCGAGATCCACCGTCGCAGACACTGCGGCACCGCAGTCCCGTTGCGCACGCCTCCCCCGCCGCCCCGTCAGCGCCGGTGCCGCCGCCGGAACTCGCTCGGCGTGACCCCCACGCGCGCCCGGAACACGCGGGTGAAGTACCCCGGGTCCTCGTAGCCGACCGCCCGGGCGACGGCCGACACCGGCAGGTCACCCTCCGAGAGCAGCGCCTTCGCCTCGTCGACGCGGATCCGCAGGAACAGCTCGATCGGCGAGACGCCGGTGCGCTCCTCCGTCCGGGCGCGCAGCCCGCGCAGCGAGAGCCCGAGCTCTCGCGCCGCGTCTTCGACGCCCGCACCGGAGAGCGCGATCCGCTCGATCCGGCGGTCGAAGCGGCTCCGCTCCCGCGACTCCGACAGCCGCAGCAGGAGCAGCAGGGCCCGGGCGCTGCTCCGCGCGACGGAGGCGGCACCGGTGTCCTCGAGCGCCTCCAGGACCGCGGCGAACAGGCGCGAGGCGTCGCCCCCGCGCACGTGCAGCACTCCGGCGCCGCGCGGCAGCAGGCCCTCGGCCACGAGATGCTCTAGCGCGGTGCCGGCGAGCAGCACCCAGTGCTCCGTCCAGCCGCTCGCCGCCGACCGGTAGGAGTGCTCGACTCCCGCCGGCACCCACAGCGCGTCGCCCGCCTCGACGGCGCTCGTCTCGTCTCCCGCCCGGAACTCGCCCCGGCCCTCCTCGATCAGGACCACCGCGCTCTCCGACAGCACCCGCTGCCGGACGGGGGAGGAGACCCCCGCGCGCCGCCCTGCCCCGAAGACGTACAGCCCGAGCCCCGTCGACGTGTCGGGGGTCCGGTAGCGAGCGCTCGGTGCCGTGTCCAAAAGTCCTCCTCCAGGTGGCATCGGTCCCTGGTGACCGGGATCGGCGGGCGTCACGATGGTGACAGAAGTGCGGACGGTCCGCACGATCCGATCGCAGGGAGGCCGTCGATGCCGACGTCCAACGGCTACGCACTGAGCACGACGCCGGAGCGCTGGGGCCCGCTCGACGAGGTCCCGCAGGAGGAGCTCGCCGACCGGGACGCGCTCTGGCGCCGCCTCCGCCGCGACGGCTACCTGCTGGTCCGGGGGCTGCTCGACCGCGAGACGGTGCTCGACTTCCGCCGCCACTACTGCGCGTCCCTCGCGCCGTCCGGGCTGTTCGCCGGCGAGGACGCGGTGGACGCGGGCGTCGATGACGGCGCGGACATCGATGCCGCCCGCTTCCGGGAGATCCTCTTCTCCTCCCTCGTGCCGAGCCCGGAGTACGCCGCGTTCTGCCGCCAGCCGGCGATCCTCGCGATGATGCGGACGCTGCTCGACGACGAGATCCACCTGCACCGGCGGAAGATCCTCCGCCAGGTGCGCCCCGGCCAGAAGGGCATCGGCACGGCGACGCAGGCGCACTACGACCTCGTCTACCTGCGCGAGGGCACCCGGAACCTGCTCTCGCTGTGGATCCCGATCGGGGACACGCCGATCGAGAACGGGCCCCTCGTCTACCTGGAGGGCTCGCACCTCCGCGTCGAGGAGCTCGAGCGCACCGGCCTCCTCGGCCGCCCGCGCTCGCTGACGGCCGACCTCCCGGCCCTCGCCGACGAGTACGACGCCCGCTGGCTCGCCGCCGACATGCGGGCCGGCGACGTCCTGATCCACTCCCCGTTCATCGTCCACGCCTCGCTCGACAACGTCGCCCCCGACCGCCGCCTCCGCCTCTCCACCGACATCCGCTACCAGCGCGCCGGCGACCCGATCGACTGGCGCTGGCAGCACGACTGGTTCGACGGCGACGGCCTCTGACCGCGGTCCGCAGTCCCGCAGTGCGGGCGACGTCGGGTCTCGAGACGCCGCTCCGCGGCTGCTCGACCGGCATGGGGGTGCGCACAACATCAGCTGAGAGCAGGGGGCATCGCCTGACAGCGGAGGCCACCCCTTCTCAGCTGATGTTCTGCAGCGCTTGAGCGCTCCTCGCTGGTCGAGCGGCCCCCACAGCGGGCCCACTCCTTGCTGATCGAGTAGCCCGCGGAGCGGGCGTATCGAGATCCACCGTCGTCGAGACGTCGGTCCGCAGTCCCGCCGCGCTGACCACGCGGTGTCTCGATACGCCGCTCCACGGCTACTCGACCAGCATGCAAGGGTGCCTCTGCTGATCAGGCGATCCCGCAGACGCACGAACGGCCGGCCCCCCGCGGGGAGCCGGCCGTCGGTCGTGCAGTCGTCCCTACAGCCCCTGCGCCAGGCGGTAGTACGCCGCGTTCGAGCGGATGTCGGCCTCGAAGCCGCGCAGGGTGGTCGACTCGTCGATGACGAGGAGCTCGACGCCGGCGATGCGGGCGAAGTCCTCCCACGCCTCCAGGCCGATCTGCGTGGTCATCACGGTGTGGTGCGCGGCGCCGGCGGTGATCCAGGCGGAGGCGCTGGTGCCGAAGTCCGGGGCCGGCTGCCAGACGGCGCGGCCGACCGGCAGGTGCGGCAGCGACTGCGGCGGGACCACGGTGGTGACCTTGTTCGCGACCAGGCGGAAGCGCTCGCGCACGTCGCTCAGCGCGACGACGACCGCGTCACCGGCGTCGGCGGTGAAGACCAGGCGCACCGGGTCCTCGCGGCCGCCGATGCCCAGCGGGTGGATCTCGAGCGTGGCGCGCTGCGACGACAGCGACGGGGACACCTCGAGCATGTGCGCGCCGAGGATGAGCTCCTCGCCGGGCGTCATGTCGTAGGTGTAGTCCTCCATCAGGCTGGTGCCGCCAGGCAGGCCGGCGCCCATCACCGCGGCGATGCGGATGAGGACGGCGGTCTTCCAGTCGCCCTCGCCGCCGAAGCCGTAGCCGTCGGCCATCAGGCGCTGCACGGCGAGGCCGGGCAGCTGGCGCAGTCCGCCGAGGTCCTCGAAGCTGTCGGTGAACGCCTCGAAGCCGCCCTCCTCCAGGAAGGAGCGCAGGCCGATCTCGATCGCCGCGCCGTAGCGGAGCGACTCGTGGCGCTCGCCGCCGGGGAGCAGCTCGGGCACCACGTCGTAGCTCTCCACGTACTCCGCGACCAGCGCGTCGATGTCGGCGTCCGTCGCGGCGTCCACGCGCTCGACGAGCTCGTTGACGCCCCAGGTGTTGACGCTCACGCCGAGGCGGATCTCGGCCTCGGTCTTGTCGCCCTCGGTGACGGCGACGTTGCGCATGTTGTCGCCGAAGCGGGCGACCTTCATGCCCTGCGAGGCCGACCAGCCGGCCGCGGCGCGCGACCAGATGCCGATCGACTCGGTGACGCGGGCGTCGCTGGCGTGACCGACGACCGTCTTCCGCGGCACGCTCATCCGGCTGAGGATGTAGCCGTGCTCGCGGTCGCCGTGCGCGGCCTGGTTGAGGTTCATGAAGTCGAAGTCGATGTCCTGCCACGGCAGGGCCACGTTCGCCTGGGTGTGGAAGTGCAGCAGCGGCTTGGCCAGCGCGTCGAAGCCGTGGATCCACATCTTCGAGGGGCTGAAGGTGTGCATCCAGGTGATGACGCCCACGACGGAGTCCTCGGAGTTCGCGTCGATCATCGTGCGGCGGATCGCGTCGGAGCTCTTCAGCACCGGCTTCCACTCGATGGTGACGGGGATGTCGCTGGACTCGTTCAGCTGCGCGACGACGGCCTGCGACTGCTCGGCGACCTGGCGGAGGGTGTCCTCGCCGTAGAGGTCCTGGCTGCCGGTGAGGAACCAGACGGTGCGGGTCGCGAGGTTCGGAATGATGCTGCGGGTCATGCGAGTGCTCCGGTGGGGTTCTGTCCGTAGACGTTCTGGTAGCGGTCGAACAGGGCGTCGATCGACTCCTGCGGGATGGGGACGAGCTCGCCGCCCTGGCGCGCGATGTGCACGGTGCGGGCGACGTCCTCGGTCATCACCGCGGCCTTGACGGCGTCCTTCGCGTCCTTGCCGATGGTGAAGACGCCGTGGTTCTGCATCAGGACGGCGCGCGAGCGGTGGCCGGTGAGCGTCGAGACGACGCCGCGGCCGATCGAGTCGTCGCCGATGATCGCGAACGGGCCGAGCGGGATCTCGCCGCCGAACTCGTCCGCCATCGCCGTGATCACGCACGGGATCGCCTCGGCGCGGGCGGCCCAGGCGGTGGCGTAGGTGGAGTGCGTGTGCACCTGGCCGCCGACCTCGGGCATCTCGCGGTAGACGTAGGCGTGCGCGGCGGTGTCGCTGGAGGGGCTGCGCTCGCTGCCGAGGCTGCCCGGGACGACGGCGCCGTCGAGGTCGCAGAGGATCATGTTCTCGGGCGCGAGGTCGTCGTAGGAGACGCCGCTCGGCTTGATCACGAAGAGGTCGGCGCCGGGTACGCGGCCGGAGATGTTGCCGCCGGTCCAGATGACCAGGCCGTAGCGGACGAGCTCGGCGTGCAGGCGGGCGACGTCCTCGCGGACGCGGGCGATCGCCGCCTCGACCTCGGGGCCGAATCCGGCGGGCGCAGTGCCGGCGGGCGCAGCGGTCTTGCTGTCGGTCATGCGGTGTCTCCTTGCGTGGTGAGGGTGTCGACGGCCGTCTGCTCGACGGCGAGGCCGGCGCGGTAGCGCTCGAGGTAGGCGGTGAAGCCGGCGACGTCGGCGCTGTCGGGCGCCACCGTCTCGAAGCCGGCGTCGCCGAAGACCTGCTCGGTCAGGTAGGAGTCGAGGGTGGTCCCCTCCTGGAGGCGGAACGCGGCGAGCACGGCCATGCCCCAGGGGCCGCCCTCGGAGGCGGTCGCGGCGACCGAGACGGGGGCGTCGAGCGCTCCGGCGAGGAAGCGCTGGGCGACTCCGGCCGTGCGGAACATGCCGCCGTGCGCGAACATCTCGTCGATCACGACGCCCTCGCCGGCCAGCACGCGCATGCCGAGCGCGAGCGTGCCGAACACGCCGTAGAGCTGCGCGCGCATGAAGTTGCCGAGGGTGAGGCGGGAGTCGGGGGTGCGGACCACGAGCGGCCGGCCCTCGACGAGCCCGGCGATCGGCTCGCCCGCGAGGTGGTTGTAGGCGAGCAGCCCGCCCGCATCGGCCTCGCCGGCGAGCGCCTCCGCGAAGAGGGTGCCGTAGACGGCGTCGCTGTCGGAGGGTCCACCCGAGGCCGCGGCGAACCGCGAGAACAGGCCGACCCAGCCGGCGAGCTCGCTCGCGCCGTTGTTGCAGTGCACCATCGCGACGAGATCGCCGGCCGGAGTCGCGACCAGGTCGAGCTCGTGGTGCACGCTCTCGAGCGGGCGCTCCAGGACGACCATCGCGAAGATGCTGGTGCCGGCGCTGACGTTGCCGGTGCGCGGGGCGACGGAGTTGGTGGCGACCATGCCGGTGCCGGCGTCGCCCTCGGGCGGGCAGAACGGAGCGCCGGCCTGGAGCGCGCCGGTGGGGTCGAGCAGGAGCGCGCCCTCGGCGGTGAGCTCGCCGGCGGCGGCGCCCGCGGGGAGCACGGCGGGCAGCAGCTCGCGGAGCGGCGGCAGGGTGCCGGCGACGCGGGCGTCGTAGCGCTCGAGCATGGTCTCGTCGTAGTCGCGGGTCGCCGGGTCGGTGGGGACCATGCCGGAGGCGTCGCCGACTCCGAGGACCTTCTCGCCGGTGAGGCGCCAGTGCACGTAGCCCGCGAGGGTGGTGAGGAAGTCGATCCGCTCGACGTGCGGCTCGGAGTCGAGGACCGCCTGGTGCAGGTGCGCGAGCGACCAGCGCAGCGGGATGTTCGCGCCGAACAGCTCGGTCAGCTCGGCCGACGCGGGGCCGGTGCTGGTGTTGCGCCAGGTGCGGAACGGGACGAGGAGCTCGCCGGCCGCGTCGAAGGCGAGGTAGCCGTGCATCATCGCGGAGACGCCGAGCGCGCCGACCGTGGTGAGGCGCGCGCCGTGGCGCTTCTCGGCGTCGGCGACGAGGTCGGCGTAGGCGGCCTGGAGCCCCTCGTGCACGGCGTCGAGGGAGTAGGTCCAGCGGCGGTCGACGAGCTGGTTCTCCCACTCGTGGCTGCCGACGGCGAGGACCACGGACGGGTCGGCCGCGTCGACGAGGCAGGCCTTGATGCGGGTGGAGCCGAGCTCGATCCCGAGGGCGGTCGCGCCGCTCGTGATCGCCTCGGCGGGGGGCCGTCGCTGGTCCATTGCACTCCTCGCTGAGGGCCATGTGACCGTTCACAAAGCCACGGGCCAGCGTAGGCGAAGGCGCTCGCCGTCGGCAAGCGCGGTGCTTGTCCTGAGCCGCCCCCTGTGCGGCTCAGCGCGGTCGGCTCGCCTGCGTGGTGCGTTCCGTGGAGCGGGTCGCGTCGCGCTCATGCTGGTCGAGTAGCCCCGGAGGGGCGTATCGAGACCCGCCCCCGCCGGAACCCCGGCCTCAGCGTGCCCGCGTCGAGTCCCGCTCCACCAGCACCGGCGGCACCGGCCGGTCGACGGCGGCCGGCTCGCCGCGGAGCTCCGCCAGCACCACGCCGATGGTGCGGCGGCCGACCTCGGCGAAGTCCTGCCGGATCGTCGTCAGCGGCGGCCGGTAGTGCGCGGCCTCCGGCACGTCGTCGAAGCCGACGACGCTCAGGTCCTCGGGCACCCGCACGTCCCGATCGGCGCAGGCGTGCAGCAGTCCGAGCGCCATCTGGTCGTTGCCCGCGACCACCGCGGTGAGCTCGGCGACCTCGTCGAGCAGCCGCAGGCCCGCGCGGTAGCCCGACTCCGCCGTCCAGTCGCCGCTGATCACGGCCGCCGGCTCCAGCCCGGCCCCCGCCATCCGCGCGGTGAACCCGTCGAGCCGCGCGTGTGCCTCCACCCAGTGCTGCGGGCCGGCGAGATGCGCGATGCGGATGTGCCCGAGCGCGAGGAGGTGCTCGGTGGCGAGCCGCGCGCCCGCCGCCTGGTCGACGAGGAGACGCGGGTCGGCGCCACGGCCCGCCGCGCCGAGCGTGACGAACGGCACCCCGATCGCGAGGCTCTCGATCGCGTCGAGCGCGCGCTCCTGCGGTGCCAGCACGA
Coding sequences:
- a CDS encoding L-ribulose-5-phosphate 4-epimerase, encoding MTDSKTAAPAGTAPAGFGPEVEAAIARVREDVARLHAELVRYGLVIWTGGNISGRVPGADLFVIKPSGVSYDDLAPENMILCDLDGAVVPGSLGSERSPSSDTAAHAYVYREMPEVGGQVHTHSTYATAWAARAEAIPCVITAMADEFGGEIPLGPFAIIGDDSIGRGVVSTLTGHRSRAVLMQNHGVFTIGKDAKDAVKAAVMTEDVARTVHIARQGGELVPIPQESIDALFDRYQNVYGQNPTGALA
- a CDS encoding FGGY-family carbohydrate kinase, whose product is MDQRRPPAEAITSGATALGIELGSTRIKACLVDAADPSVVLAVGSHEWENQLVDRRWTYSLDAVHEGLQAAYADLVADAEKRHGARLTTVGALGVSAMMHGYLAFDAAGELLVPFRTWRNTSTGPASAELTELFGANIPLRWSLAHLHQAVLDSEPHVERIDFLTTLAGYVHWRLTGEKVLGVGDASGMVPTDPATRDYDETMLERYDARVAGTLPPLRELLPAVLPAGAAAGELTAEGALLLDPTGALQAGAPFCPPEGDAGTGMVATNSVAPRTGNVSAGTSIFAMVVLERPLESVHHELDLVATPAGDLVAMVHCNNGASELAGWVGLFSRFAAASGGPSDSDAVYGTLFAEALAGEADAGGLLAYNHLAGEPIAGLVEGRPLVVRTPDSRLTLGNFMRAQLYGVFGTLALGMRVLAGEGVVIDEMFAHGGMFRTAGVAQRFLAGALDAPVSVAATASEGGPWGMAVLAAFRLQEGTTLDSYLTEQVFGDAGFETVAPDSADVAGFTAYLERYRAGLAVEQTAVDTLTTQGDTA
- the araA gene encoding L-arabinose isomerase, whose product is MTRSIIPNLATRTVWFLTGSQDLYGEDTLRQVAEQSQAVVAQLNESSDIPVTIEWKPVLKSSDAIRRTMIDANSEDSVVGVITWMHTFSPSKMWIHGFDALAKPLLHFHTQANVALPWQDIDFDFMNLNQAAHGDREHGYILSRMSVPRKTVVGHASDARVTESIGIWSRAAAGWSASQGMKVARFGDNMRNVAVTEGDKTEAEIRLGVSVNTWGVNELVERVDAATDADIDALVAEYVESYDVVPELLPGGERHESLRYGAAIEIGLRSFLEEGGFEAFTDSFEDLGGLRQLPGLAVQRLMADGYGFGGEGDWKTAVLIRIAAVMGAGLPGGTSLMEDYTYDMTPGEELILGAHMLEVSPSLSSQRATLEIHPLGIGGREDPVRLVFTADAGDAVVVALSDVRERFRLVANKVTTVVPPQSLPHLPVGRAVWQPAPDFGTSASAWITAGAAHHTVMTTQIGLEAWEDFARIAGVELLVIDESTTLRGFEADIRSNAAYYRLAQGL
- a CDS encoding AraC family transcriptional regulator, encoding MDTAPSARYRTPDTSTGLGLYVFGAGRRAGVSSPVRQRVLSESAVVLIEEGRGEFRAGDETSAVEAGDALWVPAGVEHSYRSAASGWTEHWVLLAGTALEHLVAEGLLPRGAGVLHVRGGDASRLFAAVLEALEDTGAASVARSSARALLLLLRLSESRERSRFDRRIERIALSGAGVEDAARELGLSLRGLRARTEERTGVSPIELFLRIRVDEAKALLSEGDLPVSAVARAVGYEDPGYFTRVFRARVGVTPSEFRRRHRR
- a CDS encoding phytanoyl-CoA dioxygenase family protein, which codes for MPTSNGYALSTTPERWGPLDEVPQEELADRDALWRRLRRDGYLLVRGLLDRETVLDFRRHYCASLAPSGLFAGEDAVDAGVDDGADIDAARFREILFSSLVPSPEYAAFCRQPAILAMMRTLLDDEIHLHRRKILRQVRPGQKGIGTATQAHYDLVYLREGTRNLLSLWIPIGDTPIENGPLVYLEGSHLRVEELERTGLLGRPRSLTADLPALADEYDARWLAADMRAGDVLIHSPFIVHASLDNVAPDRRLRLSTDIRYQRAGDPIDWRWQHDWFDGDGL
- a CDS encoding substrate-binding domain-containing protein is translated as MPRQPTIRDVAVSAGVSYQTVSRVLNDSPQVRPRTRDKVLAAIDDLGFRRSAAARALAAGRSGLIGILAAESHSFYGTATAMAAIEQAARDAGYRVPVVNAAPDAESLADGLEHLQREAVEAIVVLAPQERALDAIESLAIGVPFVTLGAAGRGADPRLLVDQAAGARLATEHLLALGHIRIAHLAGPQHWVEAHARLDGFTARMAGAGLEPAAVISGDWTAESGYRAGLRLLDEVAELTAVVAGNDQMALGLLHACADRDVRVPEDLSVVGFDDVPEAAHYRPPLTTIRQDFAEVGRRTIGVVLAELRGEPAAVDRPVPPVLVERDSTRAR